GAGAACGCGCCCCAGTCCGCGGCAAAGGTGAGCTCGGCTCCCCCGAGGCGGTCGCGGAAAGATCTGGGAATGGGCTCGGGCCCCGGCGGGGGAGCGGGGCCCTTGAATCGACGCAGCGGCCCGTCACGCGTCTCCAGCAGCGTCCAGCCCCTTTCCGTGAGCAGCCGCCGCACTCCGGTCGCGCCTCCCCGCCGGTCCGCCGCCCACTCGACCTCCGAACTCTCAGGCACGGCGAGCTTTGAGCAGACGAGCCACTCCACGGCGGCGGCGAAGGAGTACCCGCGCCACCGCGGTGGCGCCACGTGGACCTGCGGCGCGGGCTCGGCAGCGCCGGCCACGGCATCGTGAAAGGGAACCGAGAGCAGGCCGCGCCGTACGGCCTCGAGGTGCTCCGCCAGGGTCAGGGACACCACCGCGTCATCCGGCCGCCAGACCGATGCATCGCCAAGCACCCACCTGGCAGGCCTCTTCGTCATATCGCCCCGGCACACGCCTGCGAAGCAGCTATCTGCGCGGTGTAGTCGACCGGCTCCAGGTCGGACAGCACCCCGGAGTACTGCTGGGCCACCACGTCGATGGCGCCGTGGCCGCGGTCAAAGGGTCCGCCCGCCAGGACCCAGGTCCCGTATCCGATGTGGGAGCCCTTGGGGGTCGTCAGCTGCGACGAAACGAAGGTGTACGAACCACGCTTGACCGCCGCGAAACCTCGCAGCGTGACGTCGCGCTGTACGTCCATGGTCTCGTGCCACCCGGACAGCGCAGCGAAGTCCACTGGCCTGCACCGGTACACCCACCACCCGGACGGGATGAGCAGCCGCTGCTGGAAGGCGAGGAGGACTGCGACCGCGGACAGGCCTACCGCCAGCCGCTTGGCCCGTCGCCTGCGGCGCCGGCTTCGGGGGACGACGATCACGCCTC
This sequence is a window from Actinomycetota bacterium. Protein-coding genes within it:
- a CDS encoding methyltransferase, which encodes MTKRPARWVLGDASVWRPDDAVVSLTLAEHLEAVRRGLLSVPFHDAVAGAAEPAPQVHVAPPRWRGYSFAAAVEWLVCSKLAVPESSEVEWAADRRGGATGVRRLLTERGWTLLETRDGPLRRFKGPAPPPGPEPIPRSFRDRLGGAELTFAADWGAFSGDRIDDGTRLLFEAASELGPQSVVADIGTGYGPLAVGLLANGLAERVVASDIDSPSLALAETNVAAHGAGTSLVFSADPGSLGPTPLTVCNFPTHAGREDAQELLDALVRRSRDGVLLMVVHGSLERAFIEKVSQRSNKPTVVARRTHSVIRCG